The genomic stretch ATTCATCAACCGTATCTCCTCTGGCTTTTTGAAATCCCAAACCCGAACCAAACAGCACATATTCCTGCTGTTTCTCATTCCTTGCCACGATTGAATTATTATTTAATATACGTACGATCTTCATAATCTGCCTACTTTCTGTCCAACGATATCAGCGAATTCTGTTACTCCCCTTTAATCCTTAAGGTTGTGCTTCCGTATGAATTGCTCCAGCTAGTATACACTCTTCTTAAATGAAACTTAATAAATAAAAAAGACAAGAAATACACCGATAGATGTAAGTCTTGCCTGATTGAACAGTAACAAACTTTGAATGTAAAGCTATTATAATAAAATTATTAAGCCTTTACCATTGACACATCTCATAAAAATAATATCGAATTTTTGTATACATTTCACACAGCTATACTTGAAATACCCAAACACATCAGCCTTGATTTTTATGTAATGTATGGTATAAATAGTTTTTCCGTGTTAAAATAAAAGCTAACTTTGCTTATTGAACTATGAATATCTCTGTCCTATAGATCTTAAAGGGCCTTGAGAATATAATTGAACCGGAGGTTATTATGACATTACATGTATTAGAAAATGATGAATTAACTTTGAAAATCCATGAAACAGGTGCAGAGCTGACTGCAATATTTGATAAAGTAAGCGGACAAGATTATTTATGGAATGCAGATCCTGCTTATTGGAAGCGTTCTTCTCCTGTTCTTTTCCCGTTTGTAGGAAGCTTAAAGGATAAGAGCTATAACTATAAAGGAATTGCTTATCCCATGTCACAACATGGCTTTGCCAGAGATATGGATTTTCATGTATCTGATGCAACTGAAAATTCTATTACCTTTAGCCTGGAATCTACAGAAGCTACACTAAAAGTATATCCTTTCCCTTTTATCCTTAACATAAAATACACTTTAACAGCCAGAGAAATTGAGGTTGCCTGGGAAGTCATCAATAACGGCAAGGATACCATGTATTTCTCAATTGGTGCACATCCTGCCTTTTTCTGTCCCTTAAACAAAGAAGACCGACAGGAAGATTACTATTTTTCCTTTGATCAAAAAGCTCCTTTTCTTGTTACGAAAATCAATGAGTTTGGACTGACTGTAACAGCGGAAGAACCTGGCTTACTCACAACAGAG from Anaerocolumna sp. AGMB13020 encodes the following:
- a CDS encoding aldose 1-epimerase family protein, coding for MTLHVLENDELTLKIHETGAELTAIFDKVSGQDYLWNADPAYWKRSSPVLFPFVGSLKDKSYNYKGIAYPMSQHGFARDMDFHVSDATENSITFSLESTEATLKVYPFPFILNIKYTLTAREIEVAWEVINNGKDTMYFSIGAHPAFFCPLNKEDRQEDYYFSFDQKAPFLVTKINEFGLTVTAEEPGLLTTEQGILPIRSKLFKDDALIIENNQSHRVSLLKPDKTPYVTVAFDAPLFGLWSPAGKNAPFVCIEPWYGRCDSDNFNGSLEERKWGNKLEVSKSFNASYTITIE